A portion of the Punica granatum isolate Tunisia-2019 chromosome 7, ASM765513v2, whole genome shotgun sequence genome contains these proteins:
- the LOC116215007 gene encoding anaphase-promoting complex subunit 6 isoform X3 encodes MREEEVEKLRGVVRDCVTKHLYSSAIFFADKVAAFTNDPADIYMQAQALFLGRHFRRAFHLLNASKIVLRDLRFRYLAAKCLEELKEWDQCLQMLGDAKVDEHGNVYDSKDVNVMYPDEDGEDREINISSAICFLRGKAYEALENRAQARLWYKAAVKADPLCYEALECLIENHMLTGEEETSLLSSIQFGPEDDWLTSFYSCLIKKNDAENVVEGKFIELEKEGYNYNHSDPSFAHTWKNNTDLLVCKAEYYHQCGEYQKCFELTSALLEKDPFHMKCTLIHVAAATELGHSNELYLMACSLTKDYPEKALSWFAVGCYYYCIKKYELSRRYFNKATNHDGTFAPAWIGYGNAYAAKEVGDQAMSAYRTAARLFPGCHLPALYIGMEYMRTHSFKLAEQFFMQAKSICPTDPLVYNELGVVAYHKKEYDKAVCWFEKTLAHIPSALSEIWEPTVVNLGHVYRKLKMFNEAIKTYEKALTLSTRSVSTYAGLAYTYHLQDNFAVAIDMYEKALWLKPDDKFCGEMLAIALEEGAHRGMDPKLEYR; translated from the exons ATGAGGGAAGAAgaggtggagaagctgagggGGGTAGTGCGCGACTGCGTGACCAAGCACCTGTACTCGTCGGCCATCTTTTTCGCCGACAAGGTCGCCGCCTTCACCAATGACCCCGCCGACATCTACATGCAGGCCCAAGCCCTGTTCCTCGGCCGCCACTTCCGCCGCGCCTTCCACCTCCTCAACGCCTCCAAGATCGTCCTCCGCGATCTTCGCTTCCGTTACCTCGCAGCAAAATGCCTT GAGGAGCTGAAAGAGTGGGATCAGTGTCTCCAGATGCTTGGCGATGCTAAAGTGGATGAACATGGGAATGTGTATGACAGCAAGGATGTTAATGTAATGTACCCAGATGAGGATGGAGAAGACCGCGAGATTAAT ATATCTTCAGCAATATGCTTTTTAAGAGGGAAGGCATATGAGGCCTTGGAAAATCGCGCTCAAGCTCGACTATG GTACAAGGCTGCTGTGAAAGCTGATCCTTTGTGTTATGAG GCATTGGAATGTCTTATTGAGAATCACATGCTAACAGGTGAAGAAG AGAccagtttactttcttcaattcaatttggTCCTGAAGATGATTGGCTCACCTCATTCTATTCATGTCTGATTAAGAAG aATGATGCAGAAAATGTAGTTGAAGGCAAATTCATAGAACTTGAGAAGGAAGGATACAATTATAACCATTCTGACCCATCTTTCGCGCATACCTGGAAGAACAACACTGATCTTTTAGTGTGCAAAGCGGAATACTATCATCAGTGTGGTGAATATCAGAAATGTTTTGAGTTGACTTCCGC GTTGCTTGAAAAAGATCCTTTCCATATGAAATGCACATTGATACATGTAGCAGCGGCAACTGAACTTGGCCATTCAAATGAACTCTACCTCATGGCATGCAGTTTAACTAAAGACTATCCAGAAAA AGCCTTGTCGTGGTTCGCTGTTGGCTGCTACTATTACTGTATCAAGAAGTATGAACTGTCAAGGCGTTATTTTAA CAAGGCAACAAATCATGATGGGACATTTGCACCTGCGTGGATAGGTTATGGAAATGCTTATGCCGCTAAAGAAGTGGGTGATCAAGCAATGTCAGCTTATCGAACTGCTGCGCGTTTGTTTCCTGG GTGTCATTTGCCAGCTTTGTACATCGGGATGGAGTATATGCGAACTCATAGCTTTAAACTTGCCGAGCAG TTTTTTATGCAGGCTAAATCTATTTGCCCGACAGATCCTCTTGTATATAACGAACTCGGAGTTGTGGCTTATCACAAGAAGGA GTATGATAAAGCTGTATGCTGGTTTGAGAAAACATTAGCACACATTCCATCTGCTCTAAGTGAAATATGGGAACCGACCGTGGTTAATCTCGGTCATGTGTACAGAAAACTAAA GATGTTCAATGAAGCAATTAAGACCTACGAGAAAGCTCTTACATTATCAACGAGAAGCGTGAGCACTTACGCGGGTCTTGCTTACACTTATCATTTGCAG GATAATTTTGCTGTTGCGATTGATATGTACGAAAAG GCCTTGTGGTTGAAACCTGATGATAAGTTCTGCGGTGAGATGTTGGCCATCGCTCTTGAGGAGGGGGCTCATCGCGGGATGGACCCCAAATTGGAGTATCGTTGA
- the LOC116215007 gene encoding anaphase-promoting complex subunit 6 isoform X1 codes for MREEEVEKLRGVVRDCVTKHLYSSAIFFADKVAAFTNDPADIYMQAQALFLGRHFRRAFHLLNASKIVLRDLRFRYLAAKCLEELKEWDQCLQMLGDAKVDEHGNVYDSKDVNVMYPDEDGEDREINISSAICFLRGKAYEALENRAQARLWYKAAVKADPLCYEALECLIENHMLTGEEETSLLSSIQFGPEDDWLTSFYSCLIKKNDAENVVEGKFIELEKEGYNYNHSDPSFAHTWKNNTDLLVCKAEYYHQCGEYQKCFELTSALLEKDPFHMKCTLIHVAAATELGHSNELYLMACSLTKDYPEKLTVRTPSFFPLCRALSWFAVGCYYYCIKKYELSRRYFNKATNHDGTFAPAWIGYGNAYAAKEVGDQAMSAYRTAARLFPGCHLPALYIGMEYMRTHSFKLAEQFFMQAKSICPTDPLVYNELGVVAYHKKEYDKAVCWFEKTLAHIPSALSEIWEPTVVNLGHVYRKLKMFNEAIKTYEKALTLSTRSVSTYAGLAYTYHLQDNFAVAIDMYEKALWLKPDDKFCGEMLAIALEEGAHRGMDPKLEYR; via the exons ATGAGGGAAGAAgaggtggagaagctgagggGGGTAGTGCGCGACTGCGTGACCAAGCACCTGTACTCGTCGGCCATCTTTTTCGCCGACAAGGTCGCCGCCTTCACCAATGACCCCGCCGACATCTACATGCAGGCCCAAGCCCTGTTCCTCGGCCGCCACTTCCGCCGCGCCTTCCACCTCCTCAACGCCTCCAAGATCGTCCTCCGCGATCTTCGCTTCCGTTACCTCGCAGCAAAATGCCTT GAGGAGCTGAAAGAGTGGGATCAGTGTCTCCAGATGCTTGGCGATGCTAAAGTGGATGAACATGGGAATGTGTATGACAGCAAGGATGTTAATGTAATGTACCCAGATGAGGATGGAGAAGACCGCGAGATTAAT ATATCTTCAGCAATATGCTTTTTAAGAGGGAAGGCATATGAGGCCTTGGAAAATCGCGCTCAAGCTCGACTATG GTACAAGGCTGCTGTGAAAGCTGATCCTTTGTGTTATGAG GCATTGGAATGTCTTATTGAGAATCACATGCTAACAGGTGAAGAAG AGAccagtttactttcttcaattcaatttggTCCTGAAGATGATTGGCTCACCTCATTCTATTCATGTCTGATTAAGAAG aATGATGCAGAAAATGTAGTTGAAGGCAAATTCATAGAACTTGAGAAGGAAGGATACAATTATAACCATTCTGACCCATCTTTCGCGCATACCTGGAAGAACAACACTGATCTTTTAGTGTGCAAAGCGGAATACTATCATCAGTGTGGTGAATATCAGAAATGTTTTGAGTTGACTTCCGC GTTGCTTGAAAAAGATCCTTTCCATATGAAATGCACATTGATACATGTAGCAGCGGCAACTGAACTTGGCCATTCAAATGAACTCTACCTCATGGCATGCAGTTTAACTAAAGACTATCCAGAAAA GTTAACTGTGAGGACAccctctttttttcccctctgcAGAGCCTTGTCGTGGTTCGCTGTTGGCTGCTACTATTACTGTATCAAGAAGTATGAACTGTCAAGGCGTTATTTTAA CAAGGCAACAAATCATGATGGGACATTTGCACCTGCGTGGATAGGTTATGGAAATGCTTATGCCGCTAAAGAAGTGGGTGATCAAGCAATGTCAGCTTATCGAACTGCTGCGCGTTTGTTTCCTGG GTGTCATTTGCCAGCTTTGTACATCGGGATGGAGTATATGCGAACTCATAGCTTTAAACTTGCCGAGCAG TTTTTTATGCAGGCTAAATCTATTTGCCCGACAGATCCTCTTGTATATAACGAACTCGGAGTTGTGGCTTATCACAAGAAGGA GTATGATAAAGCTGTATGCTGGTTTGAGAAAACATTAGCACACATTCCATCTGCTCTAAGTGAAATATGGGAACCGACCGTGGTTAATCTCGGTCATGTGTACAGAAAACTAAA GATGTTCAATGAAGCAATTAAGACCTACGAGAAAGCTCTTACATTATCAACGAGAAGCGTGAGCACTTACGCGGGTCTTGCTTACACTTATCATTTGCAG GATAATTTTGCTGTTGCGATTGATATGTACGAAAAG GCCTTGTGGTTGAAACCTGATGATAAGTTCTGCGGTGAGATGTTGGCCATCGCTCTTGAGGAGGGGGCTCATCGCGGGATGGACCCCAAATTGGAGTATCGTTGA
- the LOC116215008 gene encoding pathogen-related protein-like, with protein MIRAKTDLTKPMANQEEEALGRTGLADKYRSFLYEGAAEGTQWRHDGPPTYDSVNLLFEQGRTKMWPEGSLEETVQNAIKSWEMEFSHKTRVSDFMTINPEKFKLIVNGSEAMSAEETLKLGSYNALLKNSLPDEFKYYKVDEETFESSHDAFRSVFPRGFAWEVLEVYSGPPLIAFKFRHWGFFEGPFKGHAPTGEMVQFVGMGTLKVDEALKVEVVEIYYDPAELFGGLLKGSSIVPSSTTAITTTCPFHAH; from the exons atgatCAGAGCCAAAACAGACCTAACAAAACCAATGGCTAATCAGGAAGAAGAGGCTCTTGGTAGAACCGGTTTAGCCGATAAGTACCGCTCCTTCTTGTACGAAGGTGCAGCCGAAGGTACCCAGTGGAGGCACGATGGCCCTCCGACGTACGACTCTGTCAACCTCCTGTTTGAGCAAGGCCGGACCAAG ATGTGGCCGGAAGGATCATTGGAGGAGACGGTGCAGAACGCTATAAAGTCATGGGAGATGGAGTTCTCGCACAAGACTCGTGTGAGCGACTTCATGACGATTAATCCCGAGAAGTTCAAGTTAATTGTCAATG GGAGCGAGGCCATGTCGGCGGAGGAAACCCTCAAGCTCGGGTCCTACAACGCGCTGCTGAAAAATTCACTTCCGGACGAATTCAAGTACTATAAAGTAGACGAGGAGACGTTCGAGTCATCTCACGACGCCTTCAGGTCAGTGTTTCCACGAGGGTTCGCATGGGAGGTGCTCGAGGTTTACTCCGGGCCGCCATTGATAGCCTTCAAGTTCAGGCACTGGGGGTTCTTTGAAGGGCCTTTCAAGGGCCATGCCCCTACTGGTGAGATGGTCCAATTTGTTGGCATGGGGACCCTCAAA GTGGACGAAGCCTTGAAAGTTGAAGTTGTGGAGATATACTACGACCCAGCAGAGCTCTTCGGTGGCCTGCTGAAGGGATCCTCCATCGTCCCATCTTCTACTACTGCTATCACTACTACTTGTCCCTTCCATGCCCATTAa
- the LOC116215007 gene encoding anaphase-promoting complex subunit 6 isoform X2, which translates to MREEEVEKLRGVVRDCVTKHLYSSAIFFADKVAAFTNDPADIYMQAQALFLGRHFRRAFHLLNASKIVLRDLRFRYLAAKCLEELKEWDQCLQMLGDAKVDEHGNVYDSKDVNVMYPDEDGEDREINISSAICFLRGKAYEALENRAQARLWYKAAVKADPLCYEALECLIENHMLTGEEETSLLSSIQFGPEDDWLTSFYSCLIKKNDAENVVEGKFIELEKEGYNYNHSDPSFAHTWKNNTDLLVCKAEYYHQCGEYQKCFELTSALLEKDPFHMKCTLIHVAAATELGHSNELYLMACSLTKDYPEKLTVRTPSFFPLCRALSWFAVGCYYYCIKNKATNHDGTFAPAWIGYGNAYAAKEVGDQAMSAYRTAARLFPGCHLPALYIGMEYMRTHSFKLAEQFFMQAKSICPTDPLVYNELGVVAYHKKEYDKAVCWFEKTLAHIPSALSEIWEPTVVNLGHVYRKLKMFNEAIKTYEKALTLSTRSVSTYAGLAYTYHLQDNFAVAIDMYEKALWLKPDDKFCGEMLAIALEEGAHRGMDPKLEYR; encoded by the exons ATGAGGGAAGAAgaggtggagaagctgagggGGGTAGTGCGCGACTGCGTGACCAAGCACCTGTACTCGTCGGCCATCTTTTTCGCCGACAAGGTCGCCGCCTTCACCAATGACCCCGCCGACATCTACATGCAGGCCCAAGCCCTGTTCCTCGGCCGCCACTTCCGCCGCGCCTTCCACCTCCTCAACGCCTCCAAGATCGTCCTCCGCGATCTTCGCTTCCGTTACCTCGCAGCAAAATGCCTT GAGGAGCTGAAAGAGTGGGATCAGTGTCTCCAGATGCTTGGCGATGCTAAAGTGGATGAACATGGGAATGTGTATGACAGCAAGGATGTTAATGTAATGTACCCAGATGAGGATGGAGAAGACCGCGAGATTAAT ATATCTTCAGCAATATGCTTTTTAAGAGGGAAGGCATATGAGGCCTTGGAAAATCGCGCTCAAGCTCGACTATG GTACAAGGCTGCTGTGAAAGCTGATCCTTTGTGTTATGAG GCATTGGAATGTCTTATTGAGAATCACATGCTAACAGGTGAAGAAG AGAccagtttactttcttcaattcaatttggTCCTGAAGATGATTGGCTCACCTCATTCTATTCATGTCTGATTAAGAAG aATGATGCAGAAAATGTAGTTGAAGGCAAATTCATAGAACTTGAGAAGGAAGGATACAATTATAACCATTCTGACCCATCTTTCGCGCATACCTGGAAGAACAACACTGATCTTTTAGTGTGCAAAGCGGAATACTATCATCAGTGTGGTGAATATCAGAAATGTTTTGAGTTGACTTCCGC GTTGCTTGAAAAAGATCCTTTCCATATGAAATGCACATTGATACATGTAGCAGCGGCAACTGAACTTGGCCATTCAAATGAACTCTACCTCATGGCATGCAGTTTAACTAAAGACTATCCAGAAAA GTTAACTGTGAGGACAccctctttttttcccctctgcAGAGCCTTGTCGTGGTTCGCTGTTGGCTGCTACTATTACTGTATCAAGAA CAAGGCAACAAATCATGATGGGACATTTGCACCTGCGTGGATAGGTTATGGAAATGCTTATGCCGCTAAAGAAGTGGGTGATCAAGCAATGTCAGCTTATCGAACTGCTGCGCGTTTGTTTCCTGG GTGTCATTTGCCAGCTTTGTACATCGGGATGGAGTATATGCGAACTCATAGCTTTAAACTTGCCGAGCAG TTTTTTATGCAGGCTAAATCTATTTGCCCGACAGATCCTCTTGTATATAACGAACTCGGAGTTGTGGCTTATCACAAGAAGGA GTATGATAAAGCTGTATGCTGGTTTGAGAAAACATTAGCACACATTCCATCTGCTCTAAGTGAAATATGGGAACCGACCGTGGTTAATCTCGGTCATGTGTACAGAAAACTAAA GATGTTCAATGAAGCAATTAAGACCTACGAGAAAGCTCTTACATTATCAACGAGAAGCGTGAGCACTTACGCGGGTCTTGCTTACACTTATCATTTGCAG GATAATTTTGCTGTTGCGATTGATATGTACGAAAAG GCCTTGTGGTTGAAACCTGATGATAAGTTCTGCGGTGAGATGTTGGCCATCGCTCTTGAGGAGGGGGCTCATCGCGGGATGGACCCCAAATTGGAGTATCGTTGA
- the LOC116215007 gene encoding anaphase-promoting complex subunit 6 isoform X4, which translates to MREEEVEKLRGVVRDCVTKHLYSSAIFFADKVAAFTNDPADIYMQAQALFLGRHFRRAFHLLNASKIVLRDLRFRYLAAKCLEELKEWDQCLQMLGDAKVDEHGNVYDSKDVNVMYPDEDGEDREINISSAICFLRGKAYEALENRAQARLWYKAAVKADPLCYEALECLIENHMLTGEEETSLLSSIQFGPEDDWLTSFYSCLIKKNDAENVVEGKFIELEKEGYNYNHSDPSFAHTWKNNTDLLVCKAEYYHQCGEYQKCFELTSALLEKDPFHMKCTLIHVAAATELGHSNELYLMACSLTKDYPEKALSWFAVGCYYYCIKNKATNHDGTFAPAWIGYGNAYAAKEVGDQAMSAYRTAARLFPGCHLPALYIGMEYMRTHSFKLAEQFFMQAKSICPTDPLVYNELGVVAYHKKEYDKAVCWFEKTLAHIPSALSEIWEPTVVNLGHVYRKLKMFNEAIKTYEKALTLSTRSVSTYAGLAYTYHLQDNFAVAIDMYEKALWLKPDDKFCGEMLAIALEEGAHRGMDPKLEYR; encoded by the exons ATGAGGGAAGAAgaggtggagaagctgagggGGGTAGTGCGCGACTGCGTGACCAAGCACCTGTACTCGTCGGCCATCTTTTTCGCCGACAAGGTCGCCGCCTTCACCAATGACCCCGCCGACATCTACATGCAGGCCCAAGCCCTGTTCCTCGGCCGCCACTTCCGCCGCGCCTTCCACCTCCTCAACGCCTCCAAGATCGTCCTCCGCGATCTTCGCTTCCGTTACCTCGCAGCAAAATGCCTT GAGGAGCTGAAAGAGTGGGATCAGTGTCTCCAGATGCTTGGCGATGCTAAAGTGGATGAACATGGGAATGTGTATGACAGCAAGGATGTTAATGTAATGTACCCAGATGAGGATGGAGAAGACCGCGAGATTAAT ATATCTTCAGCAATATGCTTTTTAAGAGGGAAGGCATATGAGGCCTTGGAAAATCGCGCTCAAGCTCGACTATG GTACAAGGCTGCTGTGAAAGCTGATCCTTTGTGTTATGAG GCATTGGAATGTCTTATTGAGAATCACATGCTAACAGGTGAAGAAG AGAccagtttactttcttcaattcaatttggTCCTGAAGATGATTGGCTCACCTCATTCTATTCATGTCTGATTAAGAAG aATGATGCAGAAAATGTAGTTGAAGGCAAATTCATAGAACTTGAGAAGGAAGGATACAATTATAACCATTCTGACCCATCTTTCGCGCATACCTGGAAGAACAACACTGATCTTTTAGTGTGCAAAGCGGAATACTATCATCAGTGTGGTGAATATCAGAAATGTTTTGAGTTGACTTCCGC GTTGCTTGAAAAAGATCCTTTCCATATGAAATGCACATTGATACATGTAGCAGCGGCAACTGAACTTGGCCATTCAAATGAACTCTACCTCATGGCATGCAGTTTAACTAAAGACTATCCAGAAAA AGCCTTGTCGTGGTTCGCTGTTGGCTGCTACTATTACTGTATCAAGAA CAAGGCAACAAATCATGATGGGACATTTGCACCTGCGTGGATAGGTTATGGAAATGCTTATGCCGCTAAAGAAGTGGGTGATCAAGCAATGTCAGCTTATCGAACTGCTGCGCGTTTGTTTCCTGG GTGTCATTTGCCAGCTTTGTACATCGGGATGGAGTATATGCGAACTCATAGCTTTAAACTTGCCGAGCAG TTTTTTATGCAGGCTAAATCTATTTGCCCGACAGATCCTCTTGTATATAACGAACTCGGAGTTGTGGCTTATCACAAGAAGGA GTATGATAAAGCTGTATGCTGGTTTGAGAAAACATTAGCACACATTCCATCTGCTCTAAGTGAAATATGGGAACCGACCGTGGTTAATCTCGGTCATGTGTACAGAAAACTAAA GATGTTCAATGAAGCAATTAAGACCTACGAGAAAGCTCTTACATTATCAACGAGAAGCGTGAGCACTTACGCGGGTCTTGCTTACACTTATCATTTGCAG GATAATTTTGCTGTTGCGATTGATATGTACGAAAAG GCCTTGTGGTTGAAACCTGATGATAAGTTCTGCGGTGAGATGTTGGCCATCGCTCTTGAGGAGGGGGCTCATCGCGGGATGGACCCCAAATTGGAGTATCGTTGA